The region CGATCGTTCCGGATCCCTCGGAGATCGTTGTCGGACTGGTCGCGTTCGTGCTGCTGCTGTTCGTGCTCTGGAAGTACGCGATCCCGCGCTTCGAGAAGGTCTACGCGGAGCGCAGCGAGCGGATCGAGGGCGGTATCGCCAAGGCCGAGGCCGCGCAGGCCGAGGCACAGCGGACCCTGGAGCAGTACAAGTCGCAACTGGCCGAGGCCCGCGCGGAAGCTGCCCGGATCCGCGATGACGCCCGCGCCGAAGGCCAGCAGATCCTGGAAGAGATGCGCACCCAGGCGCAGACCGAGTCCGAACGGATCGTCAACCAGGGCCAGGCCCAGTTGGCGCACCAGCGGGCGCAGATCGTCGCCGAACTACGGTCCGAGCTCGGCCGCCAGGCGGTCGAACTGGCCGGCCGGGTGGTCGGCGAGTCCCTGGAGGACGAGGCCCGCCGGCGGGGCACC is a window of Saccharopolyspora phatthalungensis DNA encoding:
- a CDS encoding F0F1 ATP synthase subunit B translates to MKTQMLLAAEGQHNPIVPDPSEIVVGLVAFVLLLFVLWKYAIPRFEKVYAERSERIEGGIAKAEAAQAEAQRTLEQYKSQLAEARAEAARIRDDARAEGQQILEEMRTQAQTESERIVNQGQAQLAHQRAQIVAELRSELGRQAVELAGRVVGESLEDEARRRGTVDRFLDELEAASAPASSESAKA